From a region of the Rathayibacter sp. VKM Ac-2804 genome:
- a CDS encoding TatD family hydrolase: MHDAGVRAVVEPSFWLGQPRTSVGSFTDYFDALIGWERFRAAQYGIRHHCTIGLNPKEANDPRCREVLPELDRYLAKDGVVAVGETGYDSLTAEEDAVFRHQLELAKDHGLPVLVHTPHRDKAAGTQQTLDVVAESGIDAGLVVVDHLNETTVDLVLGSGCWLGFSIYPDTKMDETRLVTLVERIGLDRVLVNSAADWGRSDPLTTAKTGHLLLVAGFSADEVDRLLWQNPIDFYGQSGRLNLDPIPGFDAVDAMGRSFEGNSILRGAPRVAEVV; the protein is encoded by the coding sequence ATGCACGACGCCGGGGTCCGCGCCGTGGTCGAGCCGTCGTTCTGGCTCGGCCAGCCGCGCACTAGCGTCGGCTCCTTCACCGACTACTTCGACGCCCTGATCGGCTGGGAGCGCTTCCGCGCCGCGCAGTACGGGATCCGGCACCACTGCACGATCGGGCTGAACCCCAAGGAGGCGAACGACCCGCGCTGCCGCGAGGTGCTGCCCGAGCTCGACCGCTACCTCGCCAAGGACGGCGTCGTCGCGGTCGGCGAGACCGGCTACGACTCGCTCACGGCGGAGGAGGACGCGGTGTTCCGCCACCAGCTGGAGCTCGCGAAGGATCACGGCCTGCCCGTGCTCGTGCACACCCCGCACCGCGACAAGGCGGCGGGCACGCAGCAGACGCTCGACGTCGTCGCCGAGTCCGGGATCGACGCCGGCCTCGTCGTCGTCGACCATCTCAACGAGACCACCGTCGACCTCGTCCTCGGCTCCGGCTGCTGGCTGGGCTTCTCCATCTACCCGGACACCAAGATGGACGAGACCCGCCTGGTGACGCTCGTCGAGCGGATCGGCCTGGACCGCGTGCTGGTCAACTCCGCCGCCGACTGGGGCCGCTCGGATCCGCTGACCACCGCGAAGACCGGGCACCTGCTGCTCGTCGCCGGCTTCAGCGCCGACGAGGTCGACCGGCTGCTCTGGCAGAACCCGATCGACTTCTACGGGCAGAGCGGACGGCTGAACCTCGACCCCATCCCGGGCTTCGACGCGGTCGACGCGATGGGCCGCAGCTTCGAGGGCAACTCGATCCTCCGGGGCGCGCCGCGCGTGGCGGAGGTCGTCTGA
- the eboE gene encoding metabolite traffic protein EboE, with product MHLSYCTNVHPAEDLEGVVRQLDVYAGPARAAAGLETVGVGLWIPRDLAARLVASREDRAVLRAALERNGLEVRTLNAFPYAAFHAEVVKLDVYRPDWTTPERLAYTIDCARILADLLPPGADGSISTLPLGWREGWGAEQDAAAVRQLALLVAELRELRRSTGHAIRLAIEPEPGCILDTVDDVVDWLHPRIGLVDPAYVGVCLDTCHLAVSFADPAAAVRRIRDAGLRVVKVQASAALHVADPADPAARAAVGAFVEKRYLHQTRENGAGGVLRVDDLPEALDTLPGAGPWRVHFHVPLHHRPAAPLSATTAVLAEAVSAVDAAWPYDEIHLDVETYTWAVLADAPSDLSVGIGAELAWAAEHLLTPVARAAVLEAGAAPVAVAAVPVAALLAEEVAL from the coding sequence ATGCACCTCTCCTACTGCACCAACGTCCACCCGGCCGAGGACCTCGAGGGCGTCGTCCGCCAGCTCGACGTCTACGCCGGGCCGGCCCGCGCCGCCGCGGGGCTCGAGACCGTGGGAGTGGGGCTGTGGATCCCGCGCGATCTCGCCGCCCGGCTCGTCGCCAGCCGCGAGGACCGCGCCGTGCTGCGTGCCGCGCTCGAGCGCAACGGCCTCGAGGTGCGGACGCTGAACGCGTTCCCCTACGCCGCGTTCCACGCCGAGGTGGTCAAGCTCGACGTCTACCGGCCCGACTGGACGACGCCCGAGCGCCTCGCCTACACGATCGACTGCGCGCGGATCCTCGCCGATCTGCTGCCCCCGGGCGCCGACGGCAGCATCTCCACGCTGCCGCTGGGCTGGCGCGAGGGCTGGGGCGCGGAGCAGGACGCGGCCGCGGTCCGGCAGCTCGCGCTGCTGGTCGCCGAGCTGCGCGAGCTGCGCCGCTCGACCGGCCACGCGATCCGCCTGGCGATCGAGCCCGAGCCCGGCTGCATCCTCGACACGGTCGACGACGTCGTGGACTGGCTGCACCCGCGCATCGGTCTCGTCGATCCGGCCTACGTCGGCGTCTGCCTCGACACCTGCCACCTCGCGGTGTCGTTCGCCGACCCCGCCGCGGCGGTCCGGCGGATCCGCGACGCGGGACTGCGCGTGGTCAAGGTCCAGGCCTCGGCCGCGCTGCACGTCGCGGACCCGGCGGACCCGGCCGCCCGCGCCGCCGTCGGGGCCTTCGTGGAGAAGCGCTACCTGCACCAGACCCGCGAGAACGGCGCGGGCGGGGTGCTCCGCGTCGACGACCTGCCCGAGGCGCTCGACACGCTGCCCGGCGCGGGGCCCTGGCGCGTGCACTTCCACGTGCCGCTGCACCACCGGCCGGCCGCGCCGCTGTCGGCGACCACCGCGGTGCTGGCCGAGGCGGTCTCCGCGGTCGACGCCGCCTGGCCGTACGACGAGATCCACCTCGACGTCGAGACCTACACCTGGGCGGTGCTCGCGGACGCACCGAGCGACCTGTCGGTCGGCATCGGCGCGGAGCTGGCCTGGGCGGCGGA